One Silene latifolia isolate original U9 population unplaced genomic scaffold, ASM4854445v1 scaffold_732, whole genome shotgun sequence genomic window, TGTTTACATATCAAATTGACATCGTGAGCAAGGTTTAACACAgttcttacttgtgttagtcttgggataAGCTTTGGTTGAGAGTTATTATCCTAACTacattaaaaatacaaaaaaaaatgttCTAATGAGTGAAGAGAGCTTACCAAAGCTTTGATTTTAAAAATCAGTTCTTTGTGAAACTGTTTGTCAATCTATTTTCTATGGGACAACCAGTAGTTGTTGATACTACTCCTTATGCTTCTTGCTCAAAGATGAAGCATCATGACCTTGGTCCTATCTCCAAGTCTCAGTGGAGGTCGTCATGAAGAAGTTAGAGGCACTGACAAAGGGATCTGAGACTGAAAGAGGCAGCTTGGGTACAGCAGCTGAGTATGAAGGCCAGACACATGTTGAGCCACCTGGTTTACACCAAAGTGAACTCCAACTGAAGCTTGGTTGTTCAAACTCCTTTACTGCCTTTAGAGGCAGAGGTAAAACCCTCATACTCCCTGATTTTGATGGTAGCAACAATAATAGCTTTATCTCTTGGTTGTATGAACTCAAATGCTATTTTAAGAACCACTATCTGTCTGAGTCAAGGAAGTTTAAACTAGCTGTGTCTTGTCTAAAAGGTGGTGCTTTATTGTGGTTTCATACTCTGAATTTTTCAAGGAGAATGGAAGGAAGGGgtatggttaaaacttggccaaaACTTGAACACCACATGAAGAAGAAGTATTCTCCTTCTAGTGTCTTGAATGATTCAGAAATCACTATAGAGACCATAAGACAGAAACTTGAGAGTCTCAATGGGGATATCAAACCATGTGAAAATTATCAGCCTATATATGAAATGAACCTAGAACCAAAACTCGAAACGTTGAACAAACCGAGTTGGAGATAGCTTGCTCACTTGATGAAGTGAACCATGTGAGTGATGCTTGCATAGTGAGGTGTTTGAACCCCATAGAAAATGAACCCCTGATTATTGACCATGAAGGGGATGAAGAGAGTCCTGCTCTCACACTTTCAAAGCCATTAAAATTGTCCAATACATGCCTTGCCCCCACCCACTGTGAAAACAAAGACCAAATCCCTAACCTGAGTCCAAATGAATGAACTTCAAATCACCTGTTGTTTGAGTGTCAAGCCCAAAAAAATAACCAATCCATATCCCACGTCACTGCTGAAATTCATTGGGAATCAAGCAAGGGTGAAGCAACAGGAGGTTCTTATTTTGTTTCATGCCCAAGAGTTCAAAATCTGAACTTTTGCACCGCCCATCGTCCGTGATTCGAACCCGCTTCTTGGGAAGTATAATTTGTGCTCTTCCAACTCCACACTTCCATTTTTACATGTTGGTGAGGTTAAAAGTTAGCCTTGTCCATTTAAGTGCAAATTCAGATATATTAGAAGGGAAAAATGGTGTAATGGATCAAGTTAGAAGCTGCTGTCCATTTCTGAAATTCCTATGTTTTAAGATGAGTAATGTCCCAAACATTTGTGAGAACTTGTTAGGATTATTTGGGATATCATGTGCAAGTTATCCACCTGGTCTTGAAGGAGATTTAGGCAGTTTGGAGATGTTCATGATGAGATTAATGCATCAAAACAAAGAACAGTCCCTTGGATGCATTATTAAGTCCTAATAGTGATGGTGTTCCTTATTCGAGGTTAAGATCAAGAAGATACATGCTGCTGGTCATTCAATGTGGTATAATTGTTGTTAAGCTTGGAGTAGAGCCACCTTGGCCTTTTGGTGAAGGGTACATGGACTTGGTTGAAAAGAAAACAGGAATGAGCATAGATAGAGGCAATAAGAGTGCACATGCTTCAGGCTTGTATGTCCAATTCTCCCTTCTTGTTGCTGAACTCCTGAGTGCTGCTCCTATGAGTCCAAGGCAAGCTATCTTGGTATTTGATCCAGGAGGAAGATATGTAATATCAGTCCATGAATATAACTGCTCTTTTGATCAAGCAAGGTGTAAGGAAATTTTTTTTCTTACATTCAGAATTTGAGGACAAATTCTTTTGAACCAGGGGAGTTTGATGTGGGAACATGGCCTAGGAGTCTAACACTTTTTATGCCTAAGAATATCCATGAGCTTATGGCAAAGGACAACAAGCTTTGGTGCCCTTATTTTGATCAAGAAATGGACTTAAGAAACCTGAAATGCTCCAACAGTCTCAGAATTTCAGTTCTGAATTCAACTCCTCATATCTAGAGTTCTACTTGCTTAAAATTTTTGTTCCTTACATGTATGAAATCTTGGAAGAGTCTACTTTCCAATGGAGTTGGAATCCACAGGTTTCAATGTGTATATTGTTCACAATAAGCCTTCAAAGACTGTCACGATTTAATGCAATGCTGTTTCTGAAACTGGCCTGTCTGTGTTCAAACTTGAATAACTCAAAACCTACTGGTTAATTTTGGGTAATTCTTTTTGGCAATGAAAGATAACATAATTAGCTTTCATTTTTGGTATGTTGGGTATTTTTATCCTCCCTGAGCTAAGAGTTATGTATTTTCAAAGTTACAGCAGCTGTGCAGGAAGAATGCTGTCATTTCAGAAATGACCTCGTCGTGTTTAAAATTCAATATCTGAAGATTTACTCAATGACTTGGGTTtattctttttggaggtgaaatATGACTTCTGTATCTTTCAATTAAGCTATCATGGGTATTTTTATCCAACCTGAGTTGGGAGATATGATTTTTCAAAGACATTGCTGACGCATAGGAAAGATGCTGAACTCTCGTTCGACTGAACTTACTTAAGGTCTTATAACTCAAGTTCTAGGACATTGCTTTGCGTAATTCCAATTGCATAAGGAAGCTAAGTCATCTACGGTTCTTTTGGTACATGGGAGGCAGCCTATTTCTTCTCGAGTAGGAAGTTACAAGATTCGCAACAACCACTAGTTTCATGCATGCCGCAACAATGGCCTGCTTTGGCATCTGTCCCGGCAAGATTATTTTACTCCTTCTAAGGTGCCTCAAAATTATTCGTCCAAGTTGTCAAGAGACCTTAGCATCATTCTCATATTATGGGACAAGTGATGGCACATTTCCAAGGTGACAAAGACCGAAATCACATTTCAACAAACCGTAAAAGAGAGAAAAGCATTTTTTCCTTTTATGGCAAGACAAGGAGCCTGATTTGCTAAAGTACTTTAGAAATGTTGTGCCCTTACACAGATAGAACCTTGACATTTGAGGTCCCAACTAAAGGAAGAGGCCAAAGACAATTAAAACCTTTTTGTCCTTAACTCCAAGCCAAGAGCACACACTGCCCAAGCAAGCAAGCTGTCACCATCACCGTAATGGCTCTGTTCTATTTCAACCGCACTTTTTGTTGTTTCTTATTCGAATTTGTAAGATAATTCAAAGTAGCTTGTTTGTTTCCTAAGAAGAATCCTGGCCTTAGATGCTTACTTTAGATTAAGGGCCAAGATCAAGTTAAAGGTCCTTTATAAGGAGCCTCTCATCCAATGTAATGATCAGACTTTGATTAAATGAAAAAAACCAGAGAATGCTTTCTCCAAATTGAAATCTTCTTAACTTGTGCATTGCATTAGTTGAAAGTCGGGCTTAATAACATTCTCGTGCTTGCTTGAATGTTGATTAATCACCGTGGCAAGTTTCGTAGTAATCCCGTGCATTGATGTGGGTTATTTTGATCTTGTTGTCCCAAATTAAATTAGATCTCTCTGTGCTTGCTGTGAGGATTTAATCTAATTTGCCTCCAAATTACTAGTCTAATTTCCTGTGCTTGCTGTGGGAATTAAATTAGCAATTATATCCTTTATTTATTTGCAATTCAAACCAAAAAAATCAATCACAAAaacatttcttttatccttgttctgaAACTGTCTCAAGTTCATTTGGTGACTGTCTTAAGTAATCTATTTATCATAGCTTGAGTCCTTGTTTAATCTTGAAACTTTTATCAGTATCACATTAAGTCTCAATCTTAATTGTGACCAAGTTTCAGAATTTGTGAGGTTTATTTGCTATTTTATCCACAAATTGGAAGTTCATTGCATTCATCAGAATTTCTGAATGTGTCCCATTTCTGCTGCAAACTTATTAAACGCTGATTTATTGTGAACCCCTGGTGTTTACAtatcacatttcaccaaaaaaaaacaacattgtTCGCAAAAGGCGGCAAAACCTCTGCCCAAACCGATCTAGCAACTACTCTAGGACATAAATGAGCTAAAGCGTGGGTAACACAATTATTAACCGACACATGTGCGCCCAAACAACATAAAGAAAAGAACATAAATGTAAAATGTCATCAATAACTAGTGCAAACATGCTCCTCTCCTTCTTCAACACCTCAAGTCCTATACAATCACTCTCGATCACCACCTGCTAATGTACTTGGTGGGTTATATTAGCAAGCCATTAGTAAATGGAAATTTTTGTGTAAAATGTTATGAGATGTATAAAaaacgtactgcgaaaataaacatattattattatacattgTACTATTCTATTACTACATAAAAAACTTAAcgtgaaagacgggtcaaatatacttaaagtggtgacatttttgggacCCACCATGTAGCTTTTTGCTTGTCGGtgaatatttgacccgtctataactatagatgAATATcacccgtctataatgagaatttgtgctgcAAAATTACACAGCTCTTCCAACATTGATAGTCTCACAGAGACGGTCAGACGGTACAACTCCTAAGAGGGGAGAGGGGAGTGTTAGGTGACATTACACACATATTTACAAATACAGCAGCAAAATTACAAATGTCGctacagtaaaaaaaaaaatataatataaactGTACACTGCTGATCTCCTGAATTTTCTGATATAGCACACAAAATAGTCACTTAATCCCGTAGCAAGTTGGCCATCAAAGCTGACTGAAGACGACGGGCATCAACCCTTTATACTATAGGCAATCTCTATGACTTGACCAAAAGAGGGCTTGGCCTCTGATACACCATATTGTTTCGCGAAGGTGTGACTAAACTCTGCTTGCAAGACTGAGCTCCCATTGATCCACGGTTAAGTGGGCCAGGGCGCGGAATCTCTCTTCTTGTGTTCCTCGTGTTCTCATGTGAGCCCTGGAGCGTTTCCAATTGTTTCACTACATCATTTATATTTGGTCTCACCCTGGGTTCAATTGAGAGGCATTTTAAGGCAATGTTGGCCACTTTTAACGCGTTATCAACAGTGTACTGCCCTTCTATACGAGGGTCCAGAACCCGAAATATCTTACGCTTGTTTCCGAGGCATGGTTTTGCCCATTCCACAAGCTTCTGCTCGCCACTTGGCCGGTTTTTGTCTAACACACGTCTGCCGGATAACATTTCCAAAAGAACTACCCCAAAACTGTAGACATCACTCTTGGCCGTCAGATGACCTgcagaaaaaattcaaaaattaagcTGTTAAAAATATTAGATGAAAGCAGAAGATGAAATAATACGCCCATTTGTTTCTGTAGGGAGGAAATCCCAAGCTTCAAGTAAAACTGAACTACAGACTATATTATACAAAAAAGGCTCTGATTGAAACTCTAGAAATCAAAAGGAAAGGGAGGGATGGGAAGGGAAGGAGAGGAGAAATTGACTGGTTTTGTTCGGaaacaatttccctccaaattttttcttattttggagggattttgatttgccttggagGGAGGAAAATGGACCTGTCGACCTCTCCATTTTCCTACTTACCCTAAGAAACAATAGATTTTGTATCCCTCATGttctctcccctccctttccctcaaAAAACTTTCACTCCAaacaagacccaaatattaagtACAAAAGTCTTGTGCTTAGCAAATCAGAACTTACGACTTATGTGTGCATGACCATGGATTCGACAATATTGAATGGTAAGAACGACGAGTACGATAAAAGGCTTTCTGCTGAACAGACAAAATTAAGTAGCAAAAGTACCAGTTGCAACATATTCTGGAGCTGCATATCCGTAAGTTCCCATTACCCTTGTCGAGACATGGCTTTTATCACCAGACGGTCCATCCCTGGCCAGTCCAAAATCAGATAACTTTGCATTGTAGTGCTGCAATTATAATACAAAGCGCCAAAATTAAATTTAAAGATCTTCGTATAAAACATTAGGTACCCAAGCATATTAGTATAACTGCTCACATACCACGTCAAGTAAGATATTAGAAGTCTTTAGGTCTCTATAGATAACTCTAGCTTCATCACTGTGAAGAAAAGCAAGTCCCTTTGCAGCACCAAGAGCTATTTTCATCCGGAGAGTCCACGAAAGAGGCTGAAAATGAGCAGATCCTGTTTGTCCCAAGGATTTGATAGGACCGCCAAGTCAAACACAGCACACACAAACTCATAAAGTGAACACAATGAATTACACTAATTAAAACTCACTCCTGAAGAGATGGTTCTCCATGCTGCCACGAGGCATGAACTCATAAACCAAAAGCCGATGCTCATCTTCCAAGCAGTAACCGATCAATTTCACAAGATTTGGGTGCCGTAATTGGCCAAGATAGTTAATTTCTGTCTATCAAACAAAACACAATGACCCAAATTAAACAGTTTACTCCTCTGGCATGAACTCAAACAACTCCATCCAAGCATTAGTCGAGTTACAATAATCGAATAGAGGGACAAAAGAGACAGGAAAAAATAAAGTTAACATATACTCCCTATGTCATTTGTTAATGTTCCCTCTCTAGGCTAGTTTCCATGTTAGTATTTAGAAAGACCATTTTACCCACATTTGTAAATGCCCTCAAGTCATTTGTATGTGCTTGCATAAAAAACGATGCAAAAAATCATAACAAATAGATGAGACAATAAAAAAGGCACGTATATGAATAT contains:
- the LOC141640231 gene encoding receptor-like cytoplasmic kinase 176 gives rise to the protein MGACWSNRIKAESPLHTGLSSKTGSKDGNGVNGSDSKPLSSSAPPTPRSEGEILQSSNLKNFSFNELKTATRNFRPDSVLGEGGFGAVFKGWIDEHSLMPTRPGTGMVIAVKRLNQEGPQGHREWLTEINYLGQLRHPNLVKLIGYCLEDEHRLLVYEFMPRGSMENHLFRRSAHFQPLSWTLRMKIALGAAKGLAFLHSDEARVIYRDLKTSNILLDVHYNAKLSDFGLARDGPSGDKSHVSTRVMGTYGYAAPEYVATGHLTAKSDVYSFGVVLLEMLSGRRVLDKNRPSGEQKLVEWAKPCLGNKRKIFRVLDPRIEGQYTVDNALKVANIALKCLSIEPRVRPNINDVVKQLETLQGSHENTRNTRREIPRPGPLNRGSMGAQSCKQSLVTPSRNNMVYQRPSPLLVKS